The Salvelinus namaycush isolate Seneca chromosome 11, SaNama_1.0, whole genome shotgun sequence DNA window TTCCGTTTTTTACAATGGTCGCAGCTTTCTCTGTAGTAGCTGATTTTGGCCTGGCTCCTTGGTTCTCCTGGGCTGTGTTGACCCTGTTCTGCTCTGCCATGGTGCCCCCAGACACTGGACTACTTGTCCTGGAGGTGGGCTGGTTCTTGTTAGTATTGTAGGTCTGGAAAGCCATGTCAAGCTGCTCTTGGGCCACCCGTAGGTGGCGGTGCAGGCTGGCCAGGTCCGAGGGGATGTTCTCGTCTGGACTGGTGCACTCCTGGTGATGTTCCAGGGCATCGTTGGCCATGTTCTTCTCATGGTGGGTGATAAGACTATTGGGGATGATCCTGTTGGGCTTGTCTGATTTCATGACCAGGTTGTACATGgggggagaggtggggatgtTACGGGAATACGGGTAGCTGTACGAGGGCCGTCTCCCCCCCTGGTTCCTCCTCTTGCGGAGAGTGTCCCGGAACTTTCCGATACCCAAGTGGAACATCTCGCAAACATTAAGGAGCAGGCAGAGGCAGCTGACCACGTACATGATGAGCAAGAATATGGTCTTCTCTGTGGGCCGAGAGATGAAGCAGTCTACCTTGTGGGGACAGGGCACCTTATTGCACACATAGGACGGATTAACACGGAAGCCATAGAGAAGATACTGGCCCACCAGGAAGCCAATCTCAAATACGGCCCGGGACAGAAGCTGCAGGACGTAGATCCTCATCAGGCCCTCTTGCATGATCCGCCGGCGGCCGTCATGTTTCTGAGGCTTGGCCGGCTCCAGCTTGACCTCCTGGACTTCCACCACGTCCTCCTGGTAGATCATGGGCTCTGCATCATCGTCCTCATTCTCCAGCACCTCCTCAAGCGGGTGGCTCTCCCTCCACCTGTGGGCCTGAATGGGCTTCTTCCGGTGGTGGAACTTCCGGCGCTCCACCTCGGAAGCGCGGGCTATCTTGTGTATGGCGTAGCCCAGGTACATGACCGAGGGGGTGGAGATCATGATGATCTGGAAGACCCAGAAGCGGACATGCGAAAGCGGGGCGAAGGCATCATAGCACACGTTGTCACAGCCGGGCTGCTTGGTGTTGCAGGTAAACTTGGTCTGCTCGTCCGAGTAGATGGACTCGCCCCCCACGGCAGTCAGCACGATGCGGAAGATGATGAGCACTGTGAGCCACACTTTCCCCACAAAGGTGGAATGGTTGTGGATCTCTTCCAGAAGACGAGTTAGAAAGCTCCAGCTCATGGTGGTCATAGAGGCTTTTCAACTAGAATCTGGGAACACAGAATAAGTATAATTAGGGGTTTGGTTCATTAAAACCTGCTTTtcttttaaaggcccagtgcagtcaaaaacgtgattttctgtgttttatacaTGTTTTCACACTAtgaagttggaataatactgttaaGTCAACAGGTGGTCAATTAGTTaacagaccaataagaaagagggTTCCAAAGCTCTCTGCCAATAACTATTTTTtggttttcccctccccactcactCCACTCTGACAGTCATAGCAAAATtctgcttgagaaattgctctttgcaaAGAAACTATTGTTGTTTCTTTATAagcattttaattgaaaacaatcatagTAAGGTAATTCAtggttacccagaaattatttgatattgagataatcCCAACATGAACACAAAATAAATGCATTAAAATTATATATTTTCACACAACTTTTGCTATAATAAATAGTACATGATGCCAAAGTTGCTTTGTAAGGCAAGCTGAGGCATTTAATGATCCTCAGCCCATCAGCAGTCAAGATAATCCAATTAAATTCACACTACAGTGTCAACCAAGGCGTTGGACATGCAAGACCTCAGAGGGACACAACACAACAGACTAATGTTAATTAAAAGCAACAACTATGAAGATAATCCCTGGGCCCAGTTTGAAATTAATCAAATGATTAATAGACTGTTCCCACTCACTTCCATGTGCAAAAAAACTATGTCCTAATTTGGCTTTCTTGTATGTCCTTTCTTATACACTATAATTATCAAACGCACAAAACTATTGGAGTGCATTCTTTTTTAAATAATGTTAATGATCAATTCAATTTAGCTAAAAACACAAAAATGTTTTATGACATATCACACAAATTCCTACCAGTGTGACAATGATATAACTCATTTAAATTGTAATCCATTGCATAGGCTATACCTTAGACTAGTCAAACATATACATACATAGTGAGGGGTACCTAACTTACTGTAAAGATTACTCAAAAGCTTCTACTATTCTCATATTATTTAATGATGCAGCTTCTGATAACTGAATGAAGGGATAACTAGATTAATTCTCCCCAGGTTAAAGGAGTGTACTGAGTGATGCAGCTGGGTGATATGAAGATAGGAGGCatatggaggaggagagagagaacacatatGTGAAGGTGTCTCTGTGTGCTGCTCTCGGTATTCTGAGAGAGAATCCCTATAGGTTCCCTTGAACGTTGACCTGGGTCTCTCAGATCGACTGCTGAATCTTAGTCTAGAGACGTCGACCTGTTAAATGTTTGTAATGTCTTAATGTAAATGTCATTTTTTGCAATCTCTTTTAAGTTCTATGGACCCCATGAATACTAGCTGACGCTATGGCGTTAGTtaatgggatcctaataaaaattcaaATTCTAGCTGAACAAAAGTAAACCATCTATACCCCAGGATGTTGTCCCACTAGTGTTACTACTCCCCTCACACACAGAGCAGGCTGACTGCCCGCTTTGTGAGTTGATAGTATCATGACTATATAGCAGCACTGTTTTCCCTGGCGTGGGACATGCCATCTCCCCTGATCTCCCTTCGCTGCCATCTGAGTGAACACAATGAACAGGAGAGACTTGTTCGTCTGTCTAGCTGCCACGAGGCCTGCCCTCCAGACCCAGTGCTGCTGCTTCAATCTCAcactgaggagggagggaggatcaGCTAGCACCACATGGCCAGGCCACAGATGGCAGCTACTGTGGGTAACTCTTCATCTGCCCCAGGACCAGGGGTGTAAAAAATAGGTGGGTGAACCCTTATTTGAAACACTTACCTAGTGTAATAAGTTAGTAAACCGTATCTGTAAAATTACACTTCACTAAAGTACATCACTGCCTAGATCTTGAGGTAAGGCAGGTTTGTTTAACTGAAGCCCAATCGAGGATTATGGCTTGGCTTTATTATGAATAGTGCTTTAGAGGTGGGACTGTATACAGCAATTCAGTGGTTTGTTGGTAGTTTGCAACATCATTTTATTCAGTTGGAATTTCCTACAGTTGAACTTGAAAAGGGAATATATTTTTGTGTAGCTTGTTAACACTACTCTTCCGCTGTGTGATATTGTACTATTTTTTGCGGGATCTCTAACACGTTCTGTATATACCATGCTTAATGTCAGAAAGAGCAAGTTACCCATGCAAGAAAGCAATAAACATGTTTTCATGCTCACAAGCCTGCTAACAGAGCCTTTGGGGAATAACAATGTTTAATTTCTGTTAACAACATGTCTCAACAAAGTAATGGAAAAATCATGATTTGGGAATGCTGTATTAATGAACGCAATTACTATCTTCATGTGTGAGTTTTAATTGTAGGCATATCTTATTTTATTCCCTTTCCTAATATAAATTAATCTTGAAAATATCGATTTCAGTATCTGGATTTAGCTGAAGGAAAAAACAACAGAGTGATATGACCAAAAAGATGCACTGTTATTATGtaggctctctttccatttctgtATTACAACATATGCTTTGGTCTTCCATAGGGCTGGGGTCAATAAcaattgaaggcagtcaattcagaaagtgattttaatgtatacatttttttttggggggggggggggggggatctttgAAATAAATAGCTTTTACTCCTCAGTTTATTGAGAAGTTATTGAAAATAGATACATTTTTAGTTAAGTTTACTTCCTGAACTGACTGCCTTCAGTTTGAATTGACCCCAGCCTTGTTCTCCCATTGAAGGCAATCGCACCTGGGGAGTGCAACTTGACTTGCCCTCAAGATCTTGACCTTTGACCTGTGTCCTATTATGAATAACTAATGAAAAGTTGTAGTCTATCACTTTTATTCATCATTGAACATGATCTAAACCAATATTTTGAACACGTCAAATATATTCCAAATCGTACAAATCTGTATAAGGATCCCCCCGTCCATCCGTCCCActgaaagttgtgcccctggtCAGAGGTGTATGTCAAGTTTAACTACTTTTTTTTGCTGCAAAATACGTTTTACACAGCGGGACTAAAGGATGCAGATGTTTGAGATTAAATTGCTGTCAGAGAGAGGAGGCATATTGGGCTTTAAGGTGATGAGCATAGTGATGGCGAAAAAGATTGATACAGTTACATATAAGAATATTTGACGATATGtcgtatcgttttgacaatatcgcaatataaTTTTTGTGCTTGTTGGCtgtaccaaaactccagtatttttccttcatttacattttagtcatttagcagatgctcttatccagagagacttacaggatcaattagggttaagtgccttgctcaagggcacatcgtcAGACTTTTTCGCCGagttggctcagggatttgaaccagtgacctttcagttactggccaaaAGTTCTTAATTAATCGCTAGGCCTTAATTGTTAATTGTTGCCCTTCATAGATTGTTCTCAATCttatttttaaatagtgagccaatttgttttcagcacttttatttccctgactgatcaaaacttgttcTCATGGCtgtctcttgtccctctgcagaagacacatggtgagcaatatgtttggaacatcgaatcgcaatacatatagaatcgtgagaatcgcaatacatatcgtatcggcacctaagtatcgtgataatattgcatggtgaggtccctggcaatttccAGCCCTAGTTGAGCATATGGATCAAAACCCTTGAGTATTTCTAATAGACACTTATCTCAATGTTATTTCTAAGCTATACTTTTACCCTGTGGATTTAAAACTGTGGTACACCTGGCATAACAGTTTCATTTTACATTCTATTTTTGCATTTAGCATTTTTACCCAGACACATCTTGGAATTTCATATTGCATTTTCAGTCTATAAAAAAACCTACCATTCAAATTCAATCATTGGCAATCAGAGACAAGTTCTTTATGGGTTGAAGTCAACTTTCTATTTCCCAAatacaacacctacagtatgaCAGTGGAAAATACGGTAACTCTGCAGAGATCGGCATCCTAGGGTTTGGAGAAAATGTTGACGGAGAACTGACAAAACCCACCTGGAGAAGAAGTTGCACCGCACGCTATGTTCAAACATAACTTTGTCCACATTTCCACGGCCATCTCTAGAGCTCCCGTGCATAGTCTCCACAACAGCAATGAAATGGAGGGTCCATCCTGATCCTGATCTGATGCCGTGACCCCCACTAGCTAACAACAACATTATCTTCCCCACATAGTAAAATCAACAAACATCTTATACTAAGACTATATGTTATTACAGCATTTTCTGTCTATCCTTTCTCTTTTCTGTTTATCCACTGAGTGAGGACGGAACTGAACTCTTTCTCCTGTGAATGCCTCACATTCTGACTCGTGTCTGGTTTCTATTACGCCAGCCTTCTGCCCAAGAAGGAAGTATAAAaaatagaagaaaaaaatccctccctccctcccctggcAAGTGACCCTCATCGGAGGGGTCAAACTTAAGAACATCTGACTGCAGTTTGAAATTAACACCCACCCAGCTGAGGGAGGCTTGTTAGTTGCAATATCCCCACCCTTCTCTTCCCCACCCACCCCCTATAGCTCAATACTGCTCAATACCCAGTCCCTATAACTCAACATTGCTCAATACCCAGCCCCTATTGCTCAACACTGCTCAACACCCACACCCTATAGCTCAACACTGCTCAATACCCAGCCCCTATAGCTCAACACTGCTCAACACCCACCCCCTATAGCTCAACACTGCTCAATACCCAGCCCATTTAGCTCAACATTGCTCAATACCCAGCCCCTATAGCTCAACACTGCTCAATACCCAGCCCCTATAGCTCAATACTGCTCAACACCTACCCCCTATAGCTCAACACTGCTCAATACCCAGCCCCTATAGCTCAACACTGCTCAATACCCAGCCCCTATAGCTCAACATTGCTCAATACCCAGCCCCTATAGCTCAACACTGCTCAATACCCAGCCCATTTAGCTCAACATTGCTCAATACCCAGCCCCTATAGCTCAACACTGCTCAACACCTACCCCCTATAGCTCAACACTGCTCAATACCCAGCCCCTATAGCTCAATACTGCTCAATACCCAGTCCCTATAACTCAACATTGCTCAATACCCAGCCCCTATTGCTCAACACTGCTCAACACCCACACCCTATAGCTCAACACTGCTCAATACCCAGCCCCTATAGCTCAACACTGCTCAACACCCACCCCCTATAGCTCAACATTGCTCAATACCCAGCCCCTATAGCTCAACACTGCTCAATACCCAGCCCATTTAGCTCAACATTGCTCAATACCCAGCCCCTATAGCTCAACACTGCTCAATACCCAGCCCCTATAGCTCAATACTGCTCAACACCTACCCCCTACAGCTCAACACTGCTCAATACCCAGTCCCTATAACTCAACATTGCTCAATACCCAGCCCCTATTGCTCAACACTGCTCAACACCCACACCCTATAGCTCAACATTGCTCAATACCCAGCCCCTATTGCTCAACACTGCTCAACACCCACACCCTATAGCTCAACACTGCTCAATACCCAGCCCCTATAGCTCAACACTGCTCAACACCCACCCCCTATAGCTCAACACTGCTCAATACCCAGCCCATTTAGCTCAACACTGCTCAATACCCAGCCCCTATAGCTCAACACTGCTCAATACCCAGCCCCTATAGCTCAACACTGCTCAACACCTACCCCCTATAGCTCAACACTGCTCAACACCTACCCCCTATAGCTCAACACTGCTCAACACCTACCCCCTATAGCTCAACACTGCTCAATACCCAGCCCCTATAGCTCAACATTGCTCAATACCCAGCCCCTATAGCTCAACACTGCTCAATACCCAGCCCATTTAGCTCAACATTGCTCAATACCCAGCCCCTATAGCTCAACACTGCTCAACACCTACCCCCTACAGCTCAACACTGCTCAATACCCAGCCCCTATAGCTCAATACTGCTCAATACCCAGTCCCTATAACTCAACATTGCTCAATACCCAGCCCCTATAGCTCAACACTGCTCAACACCCACACCCTATAGCTCAACACTGCTCAATACCCAGCCCCTATAGCTCAACACT harbors:
- the gjc2 gene encoding gap junction protein gamma 2; translated protein: MTTMSWSFLTRLLEEIHNHSTFVGKVWLTVLIIFRIVLTAVGGESIYSDEQTKFTCNTKQPGCDNVCYDAFAPLSHVRFWVFQIIMISTPSVMYLGYAIHKIARASEVERRKFHHRKKPIQAHRWRESHPLEEVLENEDDDAEPMIYQEDVVEVQEVKLEPAKPQKHDGRRRIMQEGLMRIYVLQLLSRAVFEIGFLVGQYLLYGFRVNPSYVCNKVPCPHKVDCFISRPTEKTIFLLIMYVVSCLCLLLNVCEMFHLGIGKFRDTLRKRRNQGGRRPSYSYPYSRNIPTSPPMYNLVMKSDKPNRIIPNSLITHHEKNMANDALEHHQECTSPDENIPSDLASLHRHLRVAQEQLDMAFQTYNTNKNQPTSRTSSPVSGGTMAEQNRVNTAQENQGARPKSATTEKAATIVKNGKTSVWI